A region of Streptomyces sp. TG1A-60 DNA encodes the following proteins:
- a CDS encoding trypco2 family protein, which translates to MTHTSDDADLSAVPIDLVSAVKALRTQIAEAAATDPESDIRFQVGPIELEFTVSLTRDRSVKGGVKAWVVTADAEGRRSTAHTHRVTLGLTPISAATGESPEINNSDAGHRIVR; encoded by the coding sequence ATGACGCACACTTCCGACGACGCCGACCTCAGCGCCGTGCCGATCGATCTGGTCTCGGCCGTCAAAGCGCTCCGTACACAGATCGCCGAGGCCGCCGCGACGGATCCCGAGTCGGACATCCGTTTCCAGGTGGGGCCGATCGAGCTTGAGTTCACCGTGTCGCTCACCCGGGACCGGAGCGTCAAGGGCGGAGTGAAGGCGTGGGTCGTGACGGCCGACGCGGAGGGCAGACGGTCGACGGCGCACACACACCGGGTGACACTCGGCCTCACACCGATCTCGGCGGCTACCGGGGAGAGTCCCGAGATCAACAACTCCGACGCCGGTCATCGCATCGTTCGGTGA
- a CDS encoding SDR family NAD(P)-dependent oxidoreductase, with product MGNFLAGKVVAVTGAGRGIGRAVALGAAAEGARVVVNDYGVCVDGSEPTSSVAETVVKEIEAAGGEAVAVADDVSTMTGGQRVVDTAVASYGRLDGVVCVAGILRERMLFNMSEEEWDPVIATHLKGTFTVFRAASAVMRRQRAGTLIGFTSGNHQGSVSQANYSAAKGGIISLVRSAALGLHRYGVTANAVAPVARTRMSAGVPVELTEIGEPEDVAALVVYLLSDRAGEERITGQVYTVAGPKIAVWAQPREVRAAYAEGGWTPERIAEFLPGAVGVDPMPMLERVEAMARAAASGQRPNAGA from the coding sequence GTGGGAAACTTCTTGGCAGGCAAGGTCGTCGCCGTCACGGGCGCGGGGCGGGGGATCGGCCGGGCGGTCGCCCTGGGCGCCGCCGCCGAGGGCGCCCGGGTCGTCGTCAACGACTACGGGGTCTGCGTCGACGGCTCCGAACCCACCAGCTCCGTCGCCGAGACCGTCGTCAAGGAGATCGAGGCGGCCGGGGGCGAGGCGGTCGCCGTCGCCGACGACGTCTCCACGATGACGGGCGGACAGCGGGTCGTGGACACGGCGGTCGCCTCGTACGGGCGCCTCGACGGGGTCGTGTGCGTCGCCGGGATCCTGCGGGAGCGGATGCTGTTCAACATGTCCGAGGAGGAGTGGGATCCGGTGATCGCCACGCATCTGAAGGGCACGTTCACGGTGTTCCGCGCCGCGTCCGCCGTCATGCGGCGGCAGCGGGCGGGCACGTTGATCGGGTTCACCAGCGGCAACCACCAGGGGTCCGTCTCCCAGGCCAACTACAGCGCGGCCAAGGGCGGGATCATCTCGCTGGTACGGAGCGCCGCGCTGGGCCTGCACCGGTACGGGGTGACCGCGAACGCGGTGGCGCCGGTCGCCCGCACCCGGATGTCGGCGGGGGTGCCGGTCGAGTTGACGGAGATCGGCGAGCCGGAGGACGTGGCCGCGCTGGTGGTGTATCTGCTGTCGGACCGGGCCGGGGAGGAGCGGATCACCGGGCAGGTGTACACGGTCGCCGGCCCGAAGATCGCGGTGTGGGCCCAGCCTCGGGAGGTGCGGGCCGCGTATGCGGAAGGGGGCTGGACCCCGGAGAGGATCGCGGAGTTTCTGCCCGGGGCGGTCGGGGTGGATCCGATGCCGATGCTGGAGCGGGTGGAGGCGATGGCGCGGGCCGCGGCGTCGGGGCAACGGCCGAACGCGGGCGCCTGA
- a CDS encoding cyclase family protein translates to MSLPAEFLAIAKRVNNWGRWGPDDEIGTLNLITDEVVREAVGAVRSGRRVPLALPLRQDGVQTGMMPGRVNPLHVMVQINQEIFGPGTVACSDDAVTMGLQAATHWDALTHVSHSGRIYNGRPADTITPHGGAAFAGIDKARHIVSRGVLLDVPRALGRGDDRLPGDHAVTPEDLDAAEELAGTRVRAGDIVLVRTGQIRTCLAGDKHAYAFPSPGLSLRTPEWFHARGVAAVANDTLTFEIFPPEIEDLWLPVHALHLVEMGMPQGQNWNLEELSTACGQAGRYAFLLSAMPEPFVGATGSPVAPVAVL, encoded by the coding sequence ATGTCATTGCCCGCGGAGTTCCTCGCCATCGCCAAGCGCGTGAACAACTGGGGCCGTTGGGGGCCGGACGACGAGATCGGCACACTCAACCTGATCACCGACGAGGTCGTACGGGAGGCCGTCGGCGCCGTCCGGTCGGGGCGTCGCGTCCCGCTCGCGCTGCCTCTCCGGCAGGACGGCGTGCAGACGGGGATGATGCCGGGCCGGGTGAACCCGCTGCACGTCATGGTGCAGATCAACCAGGAGATCTTCGGACCGGGCACGGTCGCGTGCAGCGACGACGCCGTGACGATGGGCCTCCAGGCGGCCACCCACTGGGACGCGCTCACCCATGTCTCGCACTCGGGCCGGATCTACAACGGCCGCCCTGCGGACACCATCACCCCGCACGGCGGCGCCGCCTTCGCCGGCATCGACAAGGCGCGGCACATCGTCTCGCGCGGCGTGCTCCTGGACGTCCCCCGCGCCCTGGGCCGCGGCGACGACCGGCTGCCCGGCGACCACGCGGTCACGCCCGAGGACCTGGACGCGGCGGAGGAGTTGGCGGGCACGAGGGTGCGCGCGGGTGACATCGTCCTCGTGCGCACCGGACAGATCCGGACCTGTCTCGCCGGGGACAAGCACGCGTACGCGTTCCCGTCCCCGGGACTCTCCCTGCGCACCCCCGAGTGGTTCCACGCGCGTGGCGTCGCCGCCGTCGCCAATGACACCCTGACGTTCGAGATCTTCCCGCCGGAGATCGAGGACCTGTGGCTGCCGGTGCACGCGCTCCACCTGGTCGAGATGGGCATGCCGCAGGGGCAGAACTGGAATCTGGAGGAGTTGTCCACAGCCTGTGGGCAAGCGGGGCGGTATGCCTTCCTGCTGTCGGCGATGCCCGAACCGTTTGTCGGCGCGACGGGCTCTCCGGTGGCGCCGGTCGCCGTCCTGTAG
- a CDS encoding trypsin-like peptidase domain-containing protein, with protein sequence MNAGGTTTVVRHPSRAHLVAVTTAGDEVRGSGYLLGSRLVLTAGHVVKAVGAGKVRVCRMQTLRSVPAKVWRIEGDVALLRLAEDLAGPVELGDVEISALAADARFDDCAALGLPAVMTRVVAGVTPLEPAFRIASNSADSHGYLSLELVGHPPGGESPWSGMSGAPVFHAGRWLVGVVLRDSAGWEHSRLEAAPIGAFFEAAPELDALFRVSRPATEWDAQDAAFLDSYRREVVRRYGHIELFGLGLRGLEDDIGIEHAYVSLRAGLPAPRWLPREARRPTRHAPSSN encoded by the coding sequence ATGAATGCCGGCGGTACGACGACGGTCGTCCGTCATCCCAGCCGTGCGCATCTGGTCGCCGTCACGACGGCGGGCGACGAGGTGCGCGGCAGCGGCTATCTGCTCGGCAGCCGTCTCGTCCTGACGGCCGGGCACGTCGTGAAAGCCGTCGGCGCCGGGAAGGTGCGGGTCTGCCGTATGCAGACGCTGCGCAGTGTGCCGGCGAAGGTGTGGCGGATCGAAGGGGATGTCGCCCTGCTACGGCTGGCGGAGGACCTCGCCGGACCGGTTGAGCTGGGTGATGTGGAGATCAGCGCTCTGGCGGCCGATGCGCGGTTCGACGACTGCGCCGCGCTCGGCCTGCCGGCCGTGATGACAAGGGTCGTGGCGGGCGTGACGCCCCTGGAACCGGCTTTCCGTATCGCTTCCAACAGCGCCGACAGCCACGGCTACCTCTCGCTCGAACTCGTCGGTCACCCGCCGGGCGGGGAGTCACCGTGGAGTGGGATGTCAGGGGCGCCGGTGTTCCATGCCGGGCGGTGGCTGGTGGGAGTCGTGCTGCGGGACTCGGCCGGATGGGAGCACTCGCGGCTGGAGGCGGCACCGATCGGGGCGTTCTTCGAAGCGGCGCCCGAACTCGACGCTCTCTTCCGGGTCTCGCGGCCGGCCACGGAGTGGGACGCCCAGGACGCCGCGTTCCTGGACTCGTACCGGAGGGAGGTGGTCCGGCGGTACGGGCACATCGAACTGTTCGGGCTCGGGCTGCGCGGACTTGAGGACGACATTGGCATCGAGCACGCATACGTCAGCTTGCGTGCGGGCCTCCCCGCCCCCCGCTGGCTCCCCCGGGAGGCACGACGCCCGACCAGGCACGCCCCGTCGAGCAACTGA
- a CDS encoding Zn-dependent alcohol dehydrogenase → MRGVVFDGRRAEVVDDLEVRDPGPGEVRVAVSAAGLCHSDLSVVDGTIPFPVPVVLGHEGAGVVEAVGTGVGHVRPGDHVALSTLANCGTCADCDRGRPTMCRRAIGRPTRPFSRGGRELFQFAANSAFAERTVVKAVQAVPIPKDIPLPSAALIGCGVLTGVGAVLNRASVDRGDSVVVIGAGGIGLNVVQGARIAGAARIVAVDANPEKEAMARRFGATHFLTSVEGVRDILPTGADHAFECVGRVELIRQAIDLLDRRGQAVLLGVPDATAEASFLVSSLYLDKSILGCRYGSSRPQRDIALYADLYRDGRLLLDELVTATYPVEDFAKAAEDAGEGRVARAVLTF, encoded by the coding sequence GTGAGAGGTGTCGTGTTCGACGGAAGGCGGGCCGAGGTCGTCGACGACCTGGAGGTCCGGGACCCCGGGCCCGGTGAGGTGCGGGTGGCCGTTTCGGCGGCGGGGCTCTGCCACAGCGACCTGTCGGTGGTGGACGGGACGATCCCGTTCCCCGTGCCGGTGGTGCTGGGGCACGAGGGGGCGGGGGTCGTCGAGGCGGTGGGCACGGGGGTCGGGCACGTCCGGCCCGGCGATCACGTGGCCCTGTCCACCCTCGCCAACTGCGGGACCTGCGCGGACTGCGACCGAGGGCGGCCGACCATGTGCCGCCGGGCGATCGGGCGGCCCACGCGGCCGTTCTCGCGGGGCGGGCGGGAGCTGTTCCAGTTCGCGGCCAACTCCGCCTTCGCGGAACGGACGGTCGTCAAGGCCGTGCAGGCGGTCCCCATCCCGAAGGACATCCCGCTGCCGTCCGCCGCGCTGATCGGGTGCGGGGTGCTCACCGGGGTGGGCGCGGTGCTCAACCGGGCGAGCGTGGACCGGGGCGACAGTGTGGTCGTGATCGGTGCCGGGGGCATCGGGCTCAACGTCGTCCAGGGGGCGCGGATCGCGGGGGCGGCGCGGATCGTCGCCGTGGACGCGAACCCGGAGAAGGAGGCGATGGCACGGCGGTTCGGCGCCACGCACTTCCTCACCTCCGTGGAGGGCGTCCGGGACATCCTGCCCACGGGCGCCGACCACGCCTTCGAGTGCGTCGGCCGGGTCGAACTCATCCGCCAGGCGATCGACCTGCTCGACCGGCGGGGGCAGGCGGTGCTCCTGGGCGTCCCGGACGCGACCGCCGAGGCATCCTTCCTCGTCTCCTCCCTCTACCTGGACAAGTCGATCCTGGGGTGCCGGTACGGGTCGTCGCGCCCCCAGCGGGACATCGCCCTCTACGCCGACCTGTACCGCGACGGCCGACTGCTCCTGGACGAGCTGGTCACGGCCACCTATCCGGTGGAGGACTTCGCGAAGGCGGCGGAGGACGCGGGGGAGGGGCGGGTGGCTCGGGCGGTGCTCACCTTCTAG
- a CDS encoding flavin reductase family protein, with translation MGHAGMAAAAVRYLKADRSRTTIAKPVVEALPRPELRCVGEDERAPVDQARFRRVLGNFATGVTIITAPAVPEPPTVRKPPTAPTASEAPEAPAVTTIDDRPAGFACQSFSALSLDPPLVVFMVARTSTTWPRIARAGVFCVNVLGADQGELCRRFAVSGADKFAGVAHDAAPATGSPRLTGATAWIDCTIHAVHPGGDHLIVVGRVEALGTGDDGTATTAGSAPLLFHRGRFGGFTTG, from the coding sequence ATGGGACACGCGGGAATGGCAGCCGCCGCCGTCCGCTACCTCAAAGCGGACAGGAGCCGTACAACGATCGCGAAACCGGTCGTCGAAGCACTGCCGCGCCCCGAACTGCGCTGCGTGGGCGAGGACGAGCGAGCACCGGTCGACCAGGCCCGATTCCGCCGCGTACTGGGAAACTTCGCGACGGGCGTCACGATCATCACCGCCCCGGCGGTCCCGGAACCCCCGACGGTCCGAAAACCCCCGACGGCCCCGACGGCTTCGGAGGCCCCGGAGGCCCCGGCAGTCACGACGATCGACGACCGCCCCGCCGGCTTCGCCTGCCAGTCCTTCTCCGCCCTCTCCCTCGACCCGCCCCTCGTCGTCTTCATGGTCGCCCGTACGTCGACGACCTGGCCCCGCATCGCCCGCGCGGGCGTCTTCTGCGTGAACGTACTCGGCGCCGATCAGGGGGAGTTGTGCCGCCGCTTCGCGGTGAGCGGCGCGGACAAGTTCGCCGGTGTCGCCCATGACGCGGCCCCGGCCACCGGTTCCCCCCGCCTCACGGGGGCCACCGCGTGGATCGACTGCACGATCCACGCCGTGCACCCCGGCGGGGACCACCTGATCGTCGTGGGCCGGGTCGAGGCACTGGGCACGGGCGACGACGGCACCGCCACCACCGCCGGGAGCGCGCCGCTGCTCTTCCACCGGGGCCGCTTCGGAGGGTTCACGACCGGCTAA
- a CDS encoding NAD(P)/FAD-dependent oxidoreductase, with protein sequence MADSTASAGSANAAAHPVYVIGGGPGGLAVAYALRAQGVRAVVLEKSDRVGASWRRHYDRLRLHTTRRLSGLPGLPIPRRFGRWVSRDGVVRYLEKYAEVHRLEIVTGVEVSRVERSADGTGWLLRATGGRELTGSAVVVATGCNHTPHVPDWPGRDSFRGELVHASQYRDPEPYAGRDVLVVGIGNTGAEIAVDLVEGGAGRVRLAVRTAPHIVRRSTAGWAAQYTGVLVRRLPVALVDRLAKPMAKLSVPDLSAHGLPRPDTGLYSRVNEGSIPVQDVGLIDAVRKGKVEIVGPVEGFEDGKVVLGDGGRVETDTVIAATGYRRALEGLVGHLDVLDGRGKPVVRGPRCPENAPGLYFTGFTNPISGMLRELALDAEKIAKAVARKGGVATRDAVTVQIRAAR encoded by the coding sequence ATGGCCGACTCCACAGCATCCGCAGGATCCGCGAACGCCGCCGCCCACCCCGTCTACGTGATCGGCGGCGGCCCCGGCGGGCTGGCCGTCGCGTACGCGTTGCGGGCCCAGGGGGTGCGGGCCGTGGTGCTGGAGAAGTCGGACCGGGTGGGGGCGTCCTGGCGGCGGCACTACGACCGGCTGCGTCTGCACACGACCCGGCGGCTGTCGGGGCTGCCCGGCCTGCCCATACCGCGCCGCTTCGGGCGGTGGGTGTCGCGGGACGGCGTGGTGCGGTACCTGGAGAAGTACGCCGAGGTGCACCGGTTGGAGATCGTGACCGGTGTCGAGGTGTCCCGCGTCGAGCGGAGCGCGGACGGCACCGGCTGGCTGCTGCGCGCCACCGGCGGCCGTGAGCTGACCGGCAGCGCGGTCGTCGTCGCCACCGGCTGCAACCACACGCCGCACGTGCCCGACTGGCCGGGCCGGGACTCCTTCAGGGGCGAGCTGGTGCACGCCTCCCAGTACCGCGACCCCGAGCCGTACGCCGGCCGTGACGTCCTCGTCGTCGGCATCGGCAACACCGGCGCCGAGATCGCCGTCGACCTCGTCGAGGGCGGGGCGGGGCGCGTACGGCTCGCGGTGCGTACGGCTCCGCACATCGTGCGCCGGTCGACGGCCGGGTGGGCGGCCCAGTACACCGGCGTCCTCGTACGGCGGCTGCCGGTCGCCCTCGTGGACCGGCTCGCCAAGCCGATGGCGAAGCTCAGCGTGCCGGACCTGTCGGCGCACGGACTGCCCCGGCCCGACACCGGCCTCTACTCCCGTGTGAACGAGGGGTCCATCCCCGTGCAGGACGTCGGCCTCATCGACGCCGTACGCAAGGGGAAGGTCGAGATCGTCGGCCCGGTCGAGGGGTTCGAGGACGGCAAGGTCGTCCTCGGCGACGGCGGCCGGGTCGAAACCGACACCGTGATCGCGGCCACCGGCTACCGGCGGGCCCTGGAGGGACTCGTCGGCCACCTCGATGTGCTGGACGGGCGCGGAAAGCCGGTCGTGCGCGGGCCGCGCTGTCCCGAGAACGCCCCCGGCCTGTACTTCACCGGCTTCACCAACCCCATCAGCGGCATGCTCCGCGAACTCGCCCTCGACGCCGAGAAGATAGCCAAGGCCGTCGCCAGGAAGGGCGGGGTCGCCACGCGCGACGCGGTCACCGTACAGATCCGCGCCGCACGCTGA
- a CDS encoding acyl-CoA dehydrogenase gives MRFRLTDDQRALRDGVRLVLARRFGAEALRAAVGRPGLDRGLWRELGAAGFFSLRLPEAAGGVGLGLPEAVLVFEEAGRVLLPGPLVATHLAAGVVPGAATGDVVVTAVGGGGLVEWLDEADAVVGDAAGAVVVRSVDPLTPLHRVPAAGSSARPDDLLVLLTAAEQLGTAVRACEAAVQHARTREQFGRPVGAFQAVKHLCAELLARVEVARAAVYAAAVTADPVDIAAARLLADEAAVRGARDCLQVHGGMGFTWEADVHLCLKRAWVRAERGGSLAESEELLAGELLVETG, from the coding sequence ATGCGCTTTCGACTCACTGACGATCAGCGGGCGTTGCGGGACGGTGTCCGGTTGGTGCTGGCGCGGCGCTTCGGTGCGGAGGCGTTGCGGGCGGCAGTCGGTCGACCCGGCCTGGATCGGGGGCTGTGGCGGGAGCTGGGTGCGGCCGGCTTCTTCTCGCTGCGGCTGCCCGAGGCGGCGGGTGGGGTCGGACTCGGCTTGCCGGAGGCGGTGTTGGTGTTCGAGGAGGCGGGGCGGGTGCTGCTGCCGGGGCCGCTGGTGGCCACGCATCTCGCGGCGGGGGTGGTGCCGGGAGCGGCGACCGGGGATGTCGTCGTGACCGCCGTCGGAGGCGGGGGGCTGGTGGAGTGGCTGGACGAGGCGGACGCGGTGGTGGGGGACGCGGCCGGTGCGGTCGTGGTGCGGTCGGTCGATCCGTTGACGCCGCTGCATCGGGTGCCGGCGGCTGGTTCCTCCGCCCGTCCCGATGACCTCTTGGTGCTGCTGACCGCCGCCGAGCAGCTGGGGACGGCCGTACGGGCCTGTGAGGCGGCGGTGCAACACGCCCGGACGCGGGAGCAGTTCGGGCGGCCGGTCGGGGCGTTCCAGGCGGTCAAGCATCTCTGCGCCGAGCTGCTGGCGCGGGTGGAGGTGGCGCGGGCGGCGGTGTACGCGGCGGCCGTGACCGCCGACCCGGTGGACATCGCGGCGGCACGGCTGCTGGCCGACGAGGCGGCGGTACGCGGCGCCCGTGACTGTCTCCAGGTACACGGCGGGATGGGATTCACCTGGGAGGCCGACGTACACCTGTGTCTGAAGCGGGCGTGGGTGCGGGCGGAACGTGGCGGATCGCTTGCGGAGAGTGAGGAGCTGCTGGCGGGGGAGCTGCTGGTCGAGACGGGCTGA
- a CDS encoding enoyl-CoA hydratase-related protein: MILHATDNAVSWITLNRPEAMNAITPDQRERLIRLLCDASADPAVRAVVITATGRGFCAGADLRGATTGDGPAEATSTVSTSTGGGPTGGGPTGGGPTGGGPTGDTRGGGGGERVSGDVARVIRLGAQRLIAAVLDCEKPVIAAVNGTAAGLGAHLALACDLVLAAEGARFAEVFVRRGLVPDGGGAYLLPRLVGPHRTKELMFFGDALPAADAARLGLVNRVVPAPDLEKTAREWAERLATGPTRALALTKQLVNASLDTDRTTAFSAEAAAQEINMTTADAREGVASFVERRTPRFQGR; the protein is encoded by the coding sequence TTGATACTGCACGCCACTGACAACGCCGTCTCCTGGATCACCCTCAACCGCCCCGAGGCGATGAACGCCATCACCCCCGACCAGCGGGAACGCCTCATCCGCCTCCTCTGCGACGCCTCCGCCGACCCCGCCGTGCGCGCCGTCGTGATCACCGCGACGGGCCGCGGCTTCTGCGCCGGGGCGGACCTGCGGGGCGCGACGACGGGCGACGGCCCGGCCGAGGCCACCTCGACCGTCAGCACCTCGACCGGCGGCGGCCCGACCGGCGGCGGCCCGACCGGCGGCGGCCCGACCGGCGGCGGCCCGACCGGCGACACCCGGGGCGGTGGCGGTGGAGAGCGTGTGAGCGGTGACGTGGCGCGCGTGATCCGCCTCGGCGCCCAGCGCCTCATCGCGGCCGTGCTCGACTGCGAGAAGCCGGTGATAGCGGCGGTGAACGGCACGGCGGCCGGTCTCGGCGCACACCTCGCCCTCGCCTGCGACCTGGTCCTGGCGGCCGAAGGGGCCCGTTTCGCCGAGGTGTTCGTACGGCGCGGCCTCGTCCCCGACGGCGGCGGCGCGTACCTCCTTCCCCGCCTCGTCGGCCCCCACCGTACGAAGGAGCTGATGTTCTTCGGCGACGCCCTGCCCGCAGCCGACGCGGCACGCCTCGGCCTGGTCAACCGCGTCGTCCCCGCCCCGGACCTGGAGAAGACGGCCCGCGAGTGGGCCGAACGCCTCGCCACCGGCCCGACCCGCGCCCTGGCGCTGACCAAACAGCTGGTCAACGCCTCCCTCGACACCGACCGCACCACCGCCTTCAGTGCCGAGGCCGCCGCACAGGAGATCAACATGACGACGGCCGACGCCCGGGAGGGCGTGGCGAGCTTCGTGGAGCGGCGGACACCGCGCTTCCAAGGCCGCTGA
- a CDS encoding ATP-binding protein: MQVLQVQLEIRPDPAEAGRARRWARSRLAGSGIGGDEPLAETLILLVSELVTNAVVHTGRPAVLRLLLSGLCDGSVGKVRLEVVDASACPPAPRCVDRDATGGRGLALVEGLADRWGWTHEGVGKRIWCELDRVPPGAVGVSGVSGAGGGVVAPRVSPACGAVAGVAAVAREGLAYEAV, translated from the coding sequence GTGCAGGTGCTTCAAGTGCAGCTGGAGATCCGGCCCGACCCCGCAGAGGCGGGCCGGGCACGGAGATGGGCCCGTTCACGGCTCGCGGGGTCCGGGATAGGGGGCGACGAGCCGCTGGCCGAGACGCTGATCCTCCTCGTCTCCGAACTGGTCACCAACGCCGTCGTCCACACCGGCCGGCCCGCGGTCCTGCGGCTGCTGCTGTCCGGGCTGTGTGACGGCTCGGTCGGCAAGGTCCGCCTGGAGGTCGTCGACGCCAGCGCGTGTCCGCCGGCGCCGCGGTGCGTCGACCGTGACGCGACCGGCGGGCGTGGCCTCGCCCTCGTCGAGGGCCTCGCCGACCGGTGGGGCTGGACCCATGAAGGCGTCGGCAAGCGCATCTGGTGCGAGCTGGACCGGGTCCCGCCGGGGGCCGTCGGGGTGTCGGGCGTCTCCGGCGCGGGCGGCGGCGTCGTGGCGCCGAGGGTCTCTCCGGCGTGCGGTGCGGTGGCCGGGGTCGCGGCGGTGGCGCGGGAGGGTCTGGCGTACGAGGCGGTCTAG
- a CDS encoding acyl-CoA dehydrogenase family protein gives MDFGFDEEDEAFRAEVRAWLAGARGERSGDRRVWERTLGAAGWIGLGWAEGGYGNRTATLVQQVVWAEEYARAEVPARSGHIGEKLLGPTLIAYGTAEQKARFLPAVARGEELWCQGYSEPGAGSDLAGVRTRAERTAEGAYRVTGQKIWTSLAHEADWCFVLARTEAGSRRHHGLSLLLVPMDQPGRIEVRPIRQLTGTSEFNEVFFDGAHARAEHVVGGEGNGWRVAMGLLGFERGVSTLAQQIGFAEELGAVVRAAVESGAADDPVVRDRLVRQWAELRVMRWNALRTLGGPGSGAADPGAPSAAKLLWGRWHQRLGELAMEVRGARAAVGPREWSADEPYALDPFQHLFLFSRADTIYGGSDEVQRTIIAERVLGLPKEPREPKDARG, from the coding sequence ATGGACTTCGGGTTCGACGAAGAGGACGAGGCGTTCCGGGCCGAGGTGCGGGCCTGGCTCGCGGGGGCGCGGGGTGAGCGGAGCGGGGACCGGCGGGTCTGGGAGCGGACGCTCGGGGCCGCCGGATGGATCGGGCTCGGGTGGGCCGAGGGCGGTTACGGCAACCGGACGGCGACGCTCGTGCAGCAGGTCGTCTGGGCCGAGGAGTACGCCCGCGCCGAGGTGCCCGCGCGGTCGGGGCACATCGGCGAGAAGCTGCTGGGGCCGACGCTCATCGCGTACGGGACGGCGGAGCAGAAGGCGCGGTTCCTGCCGGCCGTCGCGCGGGGCGAGGAGCTCTGGTGCCAGGGGTACAGCGAACCGGGCGCCGGGTCGGACCTCGCCGGCGTGCGTACGAGGGCCGAGCGCACGGCGGAGGGGGCGTACCGCGTCACCGGGCAGAAGATCTGGACCTCGCTCGCCCATGAGGCCGACTGGTGTTTCGTCCTGGCCCGCACCGAGGCGGGGTCCAGGCGCCACCACGGGCTGTCGCTGCTGCTCGTGCCCATGGACCAGCCGGGGCGGATCGAGGTGCGGCCGATCCGGCAGCTGACCGGGACGAGTGAGTTCAACGAGGTGTTCTTCGACGGTGCGCACGCGCGCGCGGAGCACGTCGTCGGGGGCGAGGGGAACGGCTGGCGGGTCGCCATGGGACTCCTCGGGTTCGAGCGCGGGGTGTCGACGCTCGCCCAACAGATCGGCTTCGCGGAGGAGTTGGGAGCGGTCGTACGGGCGGCCGTGGAGAGCGGCGCGGCGGACGACCCCGTCGTACGCGACCGGCTCGTACGGCAGTGGGCCGAGCTGCGGGTCATGCGGTGGAACGCCCTGCGGACGCTGGGCGGTCCGGGGAGCGGTGCCGCGGATCCCGGTGCGCCGAGTGCGGCCAAGCTGCTGTGGGGACGGTGGCATCAGCGGCTCGGGGAGCTCGCGATGGAGGTCCGGGGCGCGCGGGCGGCCGTGGGGCCGCGGGAGTGGTCGGCGGACGAGCCGTACGCCCTCGACCCCTTCCAGCACCTGTTCCTGTTCAGCCGGGCCGACACCATCTACGGCGGTTCCGACGAGGTGCAGCGCACGATCATCGCCGAGCGGGTGCTCGGTCTGCCGAAGGAGCCGAGGGAGCCGAAGGACGCGAGGGGCTGA